The following are from one region of the Bradyrhizobium septentrionale genome:
- a CDS encoding TadE/TadG family type IV pilus assembly protein — translation MLGSAISNRFRSAAGRFSRATDGNVAVIFTLAILPLFAFVGAAIDYTRANNARSSMQAALDSTALMLSKDLTMGSITAAQIPSKATTYFTGLYTNKDGQGIAVSATYTTPTASTAATILLSGSGFIKSDFMQLAGFPTMNFSSSTTTTWGNVKMRVALALDNTGSMAQDGKITALRNAVAATGGLIDQLSALSKSNGDVYISVIPFAKVVNVGTGNSGQSWIDWTDWLNPPTTQPANGTMQASLPMNWHAVGPGARCPWTTSSGGFSCVRNPTSTSTTNYIPSSGTYSGYICPSVDANSHTRYNGCWVSTQVGTTAQVFCTGSSLCACPTDSTGNAVSGCSCATSGGVKSCTGYIYTHNWTQPGPNDTTDNPGQPRVSAVVGWTNNKWTATTQTPTVQNDWRQASTNPIGNWTGCVTDRTQPNDATGVLPASSDVTTLFPANEYYENSTYYCNTSVSTPLEPIIPLSYNWTTLKNAVNAMQPTGGTNQAVGLAWAWQSLLVGGPLNAPAEDSNTTYNRVIILLSDGLNTEDRWPDYGDGSSQASGNPIDARQALMCQNLKAATDSGGRPMYTIYTIQVNTGTPADPTSTVLQNCASSADKFYMLTSSTQIVTAFNSIGTALSKLRLAK, via the coding sequence ATGCTTGGTTCAGCCATTTCCAATCGCTTCCGCTCGGCTGCCGGCCGGTTTTCCAGGGCAACCGACGGCAATGTCGCGGTGATCTTCACCCTCGCAATCCTGCCGCTGTTCGCCTTCGTGGGTGCCGCGATCGACTACACCCGCGCCAACAACGCCCGCTCCTCGATGCAGGCGGCGCTCGATTCCACCGCACTGATGCTGTCCAAGGATCTGACCATGGGCAGCATCACGGCCGCCCAGATCCCGAGCAAGGCCACGACTTATTTCACTGGCCTTTATACCAACAAGGACGGCCAGGGCATTGCCGTCTCGGCCACCTATACCACCCCGACCGCCAGCACGGCGGCGACCATCCTGCTGAGCGGATCCGGCTTCATCAAGTCTGACTTCATGCAGCTTGCCGGCTTCCCGACCATGAATTTCAGCAGCTCGACGACCACCACCTGGGGCAACGTCAAGATGCGCGTCGCGCTCGCCCTCGACAACACCGGATCGATGGCCCAGGACGGCAAGATTACCGCGCTGCGCAACGCGGTGGCCGCAACCGGCGGACTGATCGACCAGCTCAGCGCGCTGAGCAAGAGCAACGGCGACGTCTACATCTCCGTCATTCCGTTCGCCAAGGTCGTCAATGTCGGCACCGGCAATTCCGGCCAGAGCTGGATCGACTGGACCGACTGGCTCAATCCGCCGACCACGCAGCCCGCCAACGGCACCATGCAGGCAAGTCTGCCGATGAACTGGCATGCGGTCGGACCGGGTGCGCGCTGCCCCTGGACCACCAGCAGCGGCGGCTTCAGCTGCGTGAGGAATCCGACCAGCACGTCGACCACGAACTACATCCCCTCGAGCGGGACCTATTCCGGCTACATCTGCCCGAGCGTCGATGCCAACTCGCACACGCGCTACAATGGCTGCTGGGTGAGCACACAGGTCGGCACCACCGCGCAGGTATTCTGCACCGGGTCGTCGTTATGCGCCTGCCCGACGGACTCCACCGGCAACGCCGTCTCCGGCTGCAGTTGCGCGACCAGCGGCGGCGTCAAGTCGTGCACCGGCTATATCTATACCCACAACTGGACGCAGCCGGGCCCCAACGACACGACCGACAATCCGGGCCAGCCCCGCGTCAGCGCTGTTGTCGGATGGACCAACAACAAATGGACCGCAACCACTCAGACACCCACCGTGCAGAACGACTGGCGGCAGGCGTCCACCAATCCGATCGGCAACTGGACGGGCTGCGTCACCGACCGTACCCAGCCGAACGATGCGACCGGCGTGCTGCCGGCGTCGTCCGACGTCACCACGCTGTTCCCGGCCAACGAGTACTATGAGAACAGCACGTACTACTGCAACACCAGCGTTTCGACGCCGCTCGAGCCGATCATCCCGCTGAGCTATAACTGGACCACGCTCAAGAATGCGGTCAACGCGATGCAGCCGACCGGCGGCACCAACCAGGCGGTCGGACTGGCCTGGGCCTGGCAGTCCCTGCTGGTGGGCGGTCCGTTGAACGCACCGGCGGAAGACTCCAACACAACCTATAACCGGGTCATCATTCTCTTGTCCGACGGTCTGAACACCGAGGACCGCTGGCCCGACTACGGCGACGGCAGCTCGCAGGCATCAGGCAATCCGATCGACGCAAGGCAGGCGCTGATGTGCCAGAATCTGAAGGCCGCGACGGATAGCGGCGGCCGGCCGATGTACACCATCTACACAATCCAGGTGAACACCGGCACGCCCGCCGATCCGACCTCGACCGTCTTGCAGAACTGTGCGAGCAGCGCCGACAAATTCTACATGCTGACCAGCTCCACCCAGATCGTCACGGCGTTCAACTCGATCGGAACGGCGCTGAGCAAGCTGCGGCTGGCGAAGTAA
- a CDS encoding phasin family protein, whose amino-acid sequence MVKIEDIQSYGKEHMESVTASANNLQSGVQAIATAYGDYAKKSFEDTKSFVEKLSGVKSLDKALEAQTEYLRSSYETFVAESQKIAGLYSDCAKQTFKPYEGLVSKFTPAAQ is encoded by the coding sequence ATGGTCAAGATCGAAGACATTCAGAGCTACGGCAAAGAGCATATGGAGTCGGTTACCGCCTCCGCGAACAACCTGCAGAGCGGCGTCCAGGCCATTGCTACCGCCTATGGCGACTATGCCAAGAAGTCCTTTGAGGACACCAAATCGTTCGTCGAGAAGCTGTCGGGCGTGAAGTCGCTGGACAAGGCGCTCGAGGCGCAGACCGAGTACCTGCGCTCGTCCTACGAGACCTTCGTCGCGGAATCGCAGAAGATCGCCGGCCTGTACAGCGACTGCGCCAAGCAGACCTTCAAGCCCTATGAGGGCCTGGTCTCCAAGTTCACGCCGGCTGCTCAGTAA
- a CDS encoding D-alanyl-D-alanine carboxypeptidase, with protein sequence MLRTTLASSRALRVGVLGLVTVTTAILITSDSAEARRHRRHYARHHNSEPARESYSPQFATIIVDGNTGSVLTSNSPDGLRHPASLTKIMTLYLLFERLDSGKMKLDTEMPVSEHASEQDPTKLGLRPGQTIKVEDAIKGLVTRSANDAAVVIAEAIGGSEEDFARMMTRKARALGMSRTTYRNASGLPNDEQNTTARDQSTLGRAIQDRFPRYYRYFSTTAFNFRGHTITGHNRLLGSVEGVDGIKTGYTRASGFNLVTSIHRGNRFLVGVVLGGRSGGSRDAIMRNLLAENIGKGATTRTAAAITERNPADANVEVADADDARASAETAPVAAAEPAAPAPMPAPRPAKPSLMAAAAAALPPPPAKPEPQAKPEPAPLTSGVIQTQPIAAIPGSAEPMKPVKVKTVQVKAGQIKLAAAGPAQAAPPITSTIPSRGEIPETSNAMMARAAETSRPEMPPQPANFGTGNGILGVLPASAVRTPAPPAPQAVASIEPTRSLQAAPQTSAAKPSAAHTGWIIQVGALETEGEANRRIDLARSSARGLLSKADPFTEVVAKDNRKLYRARFAGLERDQAEAACKTLKRAEISCITVRN encoded by the coding sequence ATGCTTCGAACAACCTTGGCCTCCTCGCGGGCGCTGCGAGTTGGCGTTCTTGGGCTCGTTACCGTCACGACGGCGATCCTGATCACCAGTGATAGCGCGGAGGCGCGCCGGCACCGGCGCCACTACGCCCGCCACCACAACAGCGAGCCTGCGCGCGAAAGCTACAGCCCGCAATTCGCGACGATCATTGTCGACGGCAACACCGGCTCGGTGCTGACATCAAACAGTCCCGACGGCCTGCGCCACCCCGCCTCGCTCACCAAGATCATGACGCTCTATCTGCTGTTCGAGCGCCTCGATTCCGGAAAGATGAAGCTCGACACCGAGATGCCGGTGTCGGAGCACGCCTCCGAACAGGACCCGACCAAGCTCGGCCTGCGGCCCGGCCAGACCATCAAGGTCGAAGACGCCATCAAGGGCCTGGTCACCCGTTCCGCCAATGACGCCGCGGTCGTGATCGCCGAGGCGATCGGCGGCAGCGAAGAAGACTTCGCCCGCATGATGACCCGCAAGGCGCGCGCGCTCGGCATGAGCCGGACCACTTATCGCAACGCCTCGGGCCTGCCGAACGACGAGCAGAACACCACCGCGCGCGATCAGTCGACGCTCGGCCGCGCCATCCAGGACCGCTTCCCGCGCTACTATCGCTACTTCTCGACGACGGCTTTCAATTTCCGCGGCCACACCATCACCGGTCACAATCGTCTGCTCGGCAGCGTTGAGGGCGTCGACGGCATCAAGACCGGCTACACCCGCGCCTCCGGCTTCAACCTCGTGACCTCGATCCACCGCGGCAATCGGTTCCTGGTCGGCGTGGTGCTCGGCGGCCGCAGCGGCGGTTCCCGCGACGCCATCATGCGCAACCTGCTGGCCGAGAACATCGGCAAGGGTGCGACCACCCGCACGGCCGCCGCGATCACCGAACGCAATCCGGCCGACGCCAATGTCGAGGTCGCCGATGCGGACGATGCACGCGCGTCGGCGGAGACCGCGCCGGTCGCCGCGGCGGAGCCCGCCGCGCCTGCCCCGATGCCGGCGCCGCGCCCGGCCAAGCCCTCCCTGATGGCAGCGGCCGCTGCCGCCCTGCCGCCGCCCCCGGCCAAGCCGGAGCCGCAGGCCAAGCCCGAGCCGGCGCCGCTGACCTCAGGCGTGATCCAGACCCAGCCGATCGCCGCGATCCCGGGCTCGGCTGAACCGATGAAGCCGGTCAAGGTGAAGACCGTCCAGGTCAAGGCCGGCCAGATCAAGCTCGCCGCCGCCGGCCCGGCGCAGGCCGCGCCCCCGATCACCAGCACGATCCCGTCGCGCGGCGAGATACCCGAGACCTCCAATGCGATGATGGCGCGCGCCGCCGAGACCTCGAGGCCCGAGATGCCGCCGCAGCCGGCCAATTTCGGCACCGGCAACGGCATCCTCGGCGTGCTGCCGGCTTCGGCCGTGCGTACGCCCGCCCCGCCGGCGCCGCAGGCCGTGGCGTCGATCGAGCCCACCCGCAGCCTGCAGGCCGCGCCGCAGACCAGCGCCGCCAAGCCGAGCGCCGCACACACCGGCTGGATCATCCAGGTCGGTGCGCTGGAGACCGAAGGCGAGGCCAACAGGCGTATCGACCTCGCACGCAGCTCGGCCCGCGGCCTGCTCAGCAAGGCGGATCCGTTCACCGAGGTCGTCGCCAAGG